The following proteins are encoded in a genomic region of Bosea beijingensis:
- a CDS encoding DUF459 domain-containing protein, whose protein sequence is MRLRSLAMVLAAACLLLLTGGPTSLAQQQPQQRSLFQMFWQIPAQPRNATPQPRQRVAPAVRRRDAPVVVRDDPVIPKVDVTSRIVVMGDSLANLLANGLDDALNNRPDVEVIHKAKPDSGLVRSDFYDWPKTISELLASDQKISIGVVLLGLNDRQPMREGETVHEPLSPRWLELYSDRIDAIANAFAGKRVPLIWVGAPPMQNGRLSADLVTFNDLYRQRVEKAGGQYVDLWGGFVDAENRYAATGPDVSGQPVRLRLGDGIHFTAAGARKAAHFVDLVIRRMIEAAPQNSVIALPVSPETGAPSAPELQPGGVERLIDQMVAGVPTIGLPAALQARPLAGPIQPLTGQAALSEQPLLASIAEARGRGDAALQLERVFGQGIAPDPLPGRLDDYRWPR, encoded by the coding sequence ATGCGCCTGCGCTCGCTCGCCATGGTTCTGGCTGCCGCCTGCCTGCTCCTGCTGACGGGCGGGCCGACCTCTCTCGCCCAGCAGCAGCCGCAACAGCGCAGCCTGTTCCAGATGTTCTGGCAGATCCCGGCCCAGCCGCGAAACGCGACGCCGCAGCCGCGCCAGCGCGTCGCGCCGGCCGTCCGCCGCCGCGATGCGCCCGTCGTCGTCCGCGACGATCCGGTCATCCCCAAGGTCGATGTCACCAGCCGCATCGTGGTCATGGGCGATTCCCTCGCCAATCTCCTGGCGAACGGCCTGGACGACGCCCTCAACAACCGGCCCGATGTCGAGGTGATCCACAAGGCCAAGCCCGATTCCGGCCTGGTGCGCAGCGACTTCTACGACTGGCCGAAGACGATCTCCGAGCTGCTCGCCAGCGACCAGAAGATCAGCATCGGCGTCGTCCTGCTGGGCCTCAACGACCGCCAGCCGATGCGCGAGGGCGAGACCGTCCACGAACCCTTGAGTCCGCGCTGGCTCGAACTCTACAGCGACCGGATCGACGCCATCGCCAACGCCTTCGCCGGCAAGCGCGTGCCCTTGATCTGGGTCGGTGCGCCGCCGATGCAGAACGGACGGCTCTCGGCCGATCTCGTCACCTTCAACGACCTCTATCGCCAGCGTGTCGAGAAGGCGGGCGGGCAATATGTCGATCTCTGGGGCGGCTTCGTCGATGCCGAGAACCGCTATGCCGCGACCGGCCCGGACGTCTCCGGCCAGCCGGTGCGCCTGCGCCTCGGCGACGGCATCCATTTCACCGCGGCCGGCGCCCGCAAGGCCGCGCATTTCGTCGATCTCGTCATCCGCCGGATGATCGAGGCCGCCCCGCAGAACAGCGTCATCGCCCTGCCCGTCTCGCCCGAGACCGGCGCCCCCAGCGCGCCGGAGCTCCAGCCCGGCGGCGTCGAGCGCCTGATCGACCAGATGGTCGCGGGCGTGCCGACGATCGGCCTGCCCGCCGCCTTGCAGGCCCGCCCGCTCGCCGGGCCGATCCAGCCACTCACCGGCCAGGCCGCGCTCTCCGAGCAGCCGCTGCTCGCCTCGATCGCCGAGGCGCGCGGGCGCGGCGACGCCGCCCTCCAGCTCGAACGCGTCTTCGGCCAGGGCATCGCGCCGGACCCGCTTCCGGGCCGGCTCGACGATTACCGCTGGCCGCGCTGA
- a CDS encoding ABC-F family ATP-binding cassette domain-containing protein encodes MSLITLKDLSLARSAPLFAGLDLAIAKGDRLGLVVANGRGKSSLLRILAGTEEASGGTLTRSRGLVTAFAPQDPPERLLTMSLYDAVLDALDAEAAESESWRVDVLLDDLMVEESLRARAVGSLSGGWQRTMLLARAVVIEPDLLLLDEPTNHLDLERIGLLERFLANLPRDCAVIAASHDRAFLDDVSTRTLFLRPAESADFALPYSHALQALEERDAARGRQFENEMRKVKALRQQAAKLKNIGINSGSDLLVVKTKQLSERADKLEEQARPGHKERSAGTIRLASSGTHAKALVSIKETTVGTPDGRLLFRTGPLWIEKGDRIALLGANGSGKTRFVARLQAALGGSDPEIRGAATLKAGCSDQGLSQLDAWRTPWDAVKHSSDLGDQTARTVLAGAGIASEAQTAPTARLSGGQRARLAMLLLRLIEPNFYLLDEPTNHLDIEGQDMLESELIKQETACLLVSHDRAFVRAVATRIWVIAGKKLVEVDDPDPVFDRLMAG; translated from the coding sequence ATGTCCCTGATCACCCTGAAAGACCTGTCGCTCGCTCGTAGCGCTCCCCTGTTTGCCGGCCTCGACCTCGCCATCGCCAAGGGCGACCGGCTCGGCCTCGTCGTCGCCAATGGGCGCGGCAAGTCTTCGCTCCTGCGCATCCTGGCCGGCACCGAGGAAGCGAGCGGCGGAACGCTGACTCGCTCGCGCGGCCTCGTCACCGCCTTCGCGCCGCAGGATCCGCCCGAACGCCTGCTGACGATGAGCCTCTACGATGCCGTGCTGGATGCGCTCGATGCCGAGGCGGCCGAGTCCGAGAGCTGGCGCGTCGACGTGCTGCTCGACGATCTCATGGTCGAGGAGAGCCTGCGTGCCCGCGCAGTCGGCAGCCTCTCCGGCGGCTGGCAGCGCACGATGCTGCTGGCGCGGGCGGTGGTGATCGAGCCGGACCTGCTCTTGCTGGACGAGCCGACGAACCATCTCGATCTCGAACGCATCGGCCTGCTGGAACGCTTCCTCGCCAATCTGCCGCGCGACTGCGCCGTGATAGCCGCCAGCCATGACCGCGCATTTCTCGACGATGTCAGCACGCGCACCCTGTTTCTGCGTCCGGCCGAGAGCGCCGATTTCGCCTTGCCCTATTCGCACGCCCTGCAGGCTCTGGAAGAGCGCGACGCGGCGCGGGGCCGGCAGTTCGAGAACGAGATGCGCAAGGTCAAGGCGCTTCGCCAACAGGCGGCCAAGCTGAAGAATATCGGCATCAATTCCGGCTCCGACCTGCTGGTGGTCAAGACCAAGCAACTGTCCGAACGCGCCGACAAGCTGGAGGAACAGGCCAGGCCCGGTCACAAGGAGCGCTCGGCCGGCACGATCCGGCTGGCCAGCAGCGGCACCCATGCCAAGGCGCTGGTCTCGATCAAGGAAACGACAGTCGGCACGCCGGACGGGCGCCTGCTGTTCCGCACCGGTCCGCTCTGGATCGAGAAGGGCGACCGCATCGCGCTGCTCGGCGCCAACGGCAGCGGCAAGACGCGCTTCGTCGCGCGCTTGCAGGCGGCGCTGGGCGGCTCGGATCCGGAGATCCGCGGCGCCGCGACCCTGAAGGCCGGCTGTTCCGATCAGGGCCTGTCGCAGCTCGACGCCTGGCGCACGCCCTGGGATGCGGTGAAGCATTCCAGCGATCTCGGCGACCAGACGGCGCGCACCGTGCTGGCCGGCGCCGGGATCGCCAGCGAAGCGCAGACTGCACCGACGGCACGCCTCTCGGGCGGGCAGCGCGCGCGGCTCGCGATGCTGCTGCTGCGCCTGATCGAGCCGAACTTCTACCTGCTGGACGAGCCGACCAACCATCTCGATATCGAGGGGCAGGACATGCTGGAGAGCGAATTGATCAAGCAGGAAACGGCTTGCCTGCTGGTCAGCCATGACCGCGCCTTCGTGCGGGCGGTGGCGACGCGGATCTGGGTCATCGCCGGCAAGAAGCTGGTCGAGGTCGACGATCCCGATCCGGTCTTCGACCGATTGATGGCGGGATGA